Proteins encoded in a region of the Elaeis guineensis isolate ETL-2024a chromosome 7, EG11, whole genome shotgun sequence genome:
- the LOC105049310 gene encoding uncharacterized protein: MGCKFSCRSSQTFEGVRVIHINGYVEDFVGPVTAGQVTGKPPKHVLFSAAHLLSPGSRPLQLDDLLEPGRIYFLLPHSVFQSDTSPVDLASLATRLTAMARRGGGPAPAGGPQPTGVLGNIGPGTDGPWRSRARTWRPELDPIEERSLGRSMGRESYSSSSPDRKREMVAGWEYPARNVP; the protein is encoded by the coding sequence ATGGGTTGCAAATTCTCTTGCAGATCATCACAGACGTTCGAGGGCGTGCGGGTGATCCACATCAACGGCTACGTGGAGGACTTCGTGGGGCCGGTCACGGCGGGCCAGGTAACGGGGAAGCCCCCCAAGCACGTGCTCTTCTCCGCGGCCCACCTGCTCTCCCCGGGCTCTCGACCGCTCCAGCTCGACGACTTGCTCGAACCGGGCCGGATCTACTTCCTCCTCCCCCATTCCGTCTTCCAGTCCGACACGTCGCCGGTGGACCTGGCCTCTCTCGCCACCCGGCTCACCGCCATGGCGCGTCGGGGGGGCGGGCCGGCACCCGCCGGAGGCCCACAGCCGACCGGTGTGTTGGGGAATATTGGGCCGGGGACTGATGGGCCGTGGCGGTCGAGGGCTCGGACGTGGAGGCCGGAGCTGGACCCGATCGAGGAGCGGTCTCTGGGGCGGTCCATGGGAAGGGAGTCCTACAGCAGCTCCAGCCCCGATCGGAAACGTGAAATGGTCGCAGGTTGGGAATATCCCGCCCGTAATGTGCCGTGA